From the Osmerus eperlanus chromosome 19, fOsmEpe2.1, whole genome shotgun sequence genome, one window contains:
- the sat2b gene encoding diamine acetyltransferase 2b gives MNFTIRAARKDDCKDISRMIMELAIYEKMPDQVKISHKELERDGFSSNSFFECLVAEVPEEDKTKDGHTVVGYALYFYTYSTWKGRSVFMEDLYVMPEFRGKGIGKGLMSKVAKEGKGKQCARLQLTVLDWNTPSLDFYVAKGAHDLTANEGWHFLRFDEEAMANLAKDAP, from the exons ATGAACTTCACTATACGCGCTGCAAGAAAGGATGACTGTAAGGACATATCTAGGATGATAATG GAATTGGCAATTTATGAAAAAATGCCGGATCAGGTGAAGATCTCCCATAAAG AGTTGGAGCGTGATGGCTTTTCTTCCAATTCGTTCTTCGAGTGCCTGGTTGCAGAAGTGCCTGAAGAGGATAAGACTAAAGACG GGCACACCGTTGTTGGCTACGCCCTGTACTTTTACACATACAGCACGTGGAAAGGACGGTCGGTATTCATGGAAGACCTGTATGTGATGCCTGAGTTCCGAG GAAAAGGCATTGGAAAGGGTTTGATGAGCAAAGTGGCTAAA gaggggaaggggaagcaGTGTGCCAGACTGCAGCTGACCGTCCTGGACTGGAACACTCCATCACTAGACTTCTATGTTGCCAAAGGAGCTCATGACCTGACCGCTAACGAAGGGTGGCATTTCCTGCGATTTGACGAGGAAGCTATGGCCAACTTGGCCAAAGACGCTCCATAA
- the LOC134039381 gene encoding transmembrane protein 272-like isoform X1: protein MEDRTLLQNMRQTPTLSTPALVVSKLFMTIMPIAQIAIGGIYLNNCPQGPYIPIYLLVSGAFASALAVLSCLPCTKEPEEGSQSPLSSFCAAWNSLVSLFLFCWFIAGNVWIYSIHPANYDATKPPYCDKTLYMFAFWTTTLVYIFMGALFVGGCCVLVVMCLCGRAGPSTDDV, encoded by the exons ATGGAGGATAGGACTCTGCTGCAGAACATGCGCCAAACTCCCACTCTCAGCACACCCGCACTTG TTGTATCCAAACTCTTCATGACAATCATGCCAATCGCCCAGATTGCAATAG GTGGGATTTACCTGAACAACTGCCCCCAGGGGCCTTACATCCCCATCTACCTGCTGGTCTCAGGGGCCTTCGCGTCGGCCCTGGCTGTGCTGTCCTGTCTGCCCTGCACCAAGGAGCCTGAAGAGGGGAGCCAGAGCCCACTCAGCAGCTTCTGTGCTGCCTGGAactcccttgtctctctcttcctgttctgCTGGTTTATCGCAG GCAACGTGTGGATCTACTCCATCCACCCTGCCAACTATGACGCAACAAAGCCTCCTTACTGTGACAAGACGCTCTACATGTTTGCTTTCTGGACCACCACGCTGGTGTACATCTTTATGGGGGCGCTGTTCGTAGGGGGCTGTTGCGTGCTTGTCGTCATGTGTCTGTGCGGGAGGGCAGGACCCTCCACTGACGACGTCTGA
- the LOC134039381 gene encoding transmembrane protein 272-like isoform X2 yields MEDRTLLQNMRQTPTLSTPALGGIYLNNCPQGPYIPIYLLVSGAFASALAVLSCLPCTKEPEEGSQSPLSSFCAAWNSLVSLFLFCWFIAGNVWIYSIHPANYDATKPPYCDKTLYMFAFWTTTLVYIFMGALFVGGCCVLVVMCLCGRAGPSTDDV; encoded by the exons ATGGAGGATAGGACTCTGCTGCAGAACATGCGCCAAACTCCCACTCTCAGCACACCCGCACTTG GTGGGATTTACCTGAACAACTGCCCCCAGGGGCCTTACATCCCCATCTACCTGCTGGTCTCAGGGGCCTTCGCGTCGGCCCTGGCTGTGCTGTCCTGTCTGCCCTGCACCAAGGAGCCTGAAGAGGGGAGCCAGAGCCCACTCAGCAGCTTCTGTGCTGCCTGGAactcccttgtctctctcttcctgttctgCTGGTTTATCGCAG GCAACGTGTGGATCTACTCCATCCACCCTGCCAACTATGACGCAACAAAGCCTCCTTACTGTGACAAGACGCTCTACATGTTTGCTTTCTGGACCACCACGCTGGTGTACATCTTTATGGGGGCGCTGTTCGTAGGGGGCTGTTGCGTGCTTGTCGTCATGTGTCTGTGCGGGAGGGCAGGACCCTCCACTGACGACGTCTGA
- the LOC134039379 gene encoding uncharacterized protein LOC134039379, which translates to MSQGPPSRLIQTLRKSPAVLRRRLRKGRIQDLSQGDPLFKVHYLGTAKIYSLDLEQAQGALSQLLLQAPEKLTKDHALVVRQRYVEVKEISTGRQLAKTHLRDIAYCAADQERPNVFVYICRQQAQQLQCRVFWCSRSERAKDITACLARSFQRALKDWQAREANHTQGVGSENGLSVVPDLQLNTSKPAADLNKGRRKKRDMISRAVRRKTSRADHSQSSTTV; encoded by the exons ATGTCTCAGGGGCCTCCCTCCCGGCTCATACAGACCCTCAGGAAATCTCCTGCAGTGTTGCGGCGCAGGCTTCGTAAGGGCCGCATCCAAGACCTGTCCCAGGGTGATCCCCTGTTTAAAGTTCACTACTTGGGCACAGCAAAAATCTACTCCCTGGATTTGGAGCAGGCCCAAGGGGCTTTAAGTCAGCTACTCCTACAGGCTCCAGAGAAACTAACCAAGGACCACGCTCTTGTGGTACGCCAGCGCTATGTGGAGGTGAAAGAGATCAGCACAGGCAGGCAGCTGGCCAAGACCCACCTCAGAGATATTGCTTACTGTGCTGCGGACCAGGAGCGTCCAAacgtgtttgtgtatatatgcAGGCAGCAAGCCCAGCAGCTGCAGTGTAGAGTGTTCTGGTGCAGCAGGTCTGAGAGAGCCAAGGACATCACTGCCTGTCTGGCTCGCTCCTTCCAAAGAGCACTGAAAGACTGGCAAGCAAGGGAGGCCAACCACACGCAGGGGGTGGGATCAGAGAATGGCCTATCAGTGGTCCCGGATCTCCAGCTGAACACGTCGAAGCCGGCAGCAGACCTCAATAAAG gTCGCCGGAAGAAGAGGGACATGATCTCTCGGGCAGTGAGGAGAAAGACCAGCCGTGCTGATCACTCACAGTCATCAACTACGGTCTGA